One Defluviimonas sp. SAOS-178_SWC DNA window includes the following coding sequences:
- a CDS encoding DUF2163 domain-containing protein, which produces MTYPQALKDHLAGGATTLARAFAVTRKDGVVLGFTDHDRDLSFDGVTFRAGSGMTAKAIQQGTGLSVDNSEAFGALRSDAITEEDILAGRYDGAEVKGWLVNWADVTVRALQFRGTLGEIVRSGGSFNAELRGLAEGLNQPQGLIYHARCSAVLGDGRCKFDLGQTGYFDERIVETVEDARVFRFADFAGYEDRWFEKGRFRVLTGRAAGLVGAVKNDRVRAGMSREVELWQALGMAPEPGDRVRIEAGCDRRADTCRLKFVNFDNFRGFPDIPGEDWLMSYPVGAGVNDGGSRRG; this is translated from the coding sequence ATGACCTACCCTCAGGCTTTGAAGGATCACCTGGCGGGCGGTGCCACGACGCTGGCGCGCGCCTTCGCGGTGACGCGAAAGGATGGCGTGGTGCTTGGGTTCACCGATCACGATCGGGACCTGAGCTTCGACGGAGTCACATTCCGCGCCGGGTCCGGGATGACGGCGAAGGCGATCCAACAGGGGACCGGCCTGTCCGTCGACAATTCGGAAGCGTTTGGCGCGCTCCGGTCCGATGCGATCACCGAAGAGGACATACTCGCCGGTCGCTACGATGGCGCAGAGGTCAAGGGTTGGCTGGTGAACTGGGCCGATGTAACGGTCCGGGCCTTGCAGTTTCGGGGAACACTCGGGGAGATCGTGCGGTCGGGCGGGAGCTTCAATGCCGAGTTGCGAGGCCTCGCGGAAGGTCTGAACCAACCTCAGGGGCTGATCTATCACGCTAGGTGTTCAGCAGTCCTCGGCGACGGGCGCTGCAAGTTCGATCTTGGCCAGACGGGCTATTTCGACGAGCGCATCGTCGAGACGGTGGAGGATGCGCGGGTCTTTCGGTTCGCGGATTTCGCGGGCTACGAGGATCGATGGTTCGAGAAGGGCCGGTTCCGTGTCCTGACCGGCAGGGCCGCGGGTCTCGTTGGGGCGGTCAAGAATGACCGTGTTCGCGCGGGCATGAGCCGCGAGGTTGAACTGTGGCAGGCGCTCGGGATGGCCCCGGAGCCGGGCGACCGAGTTCGGATCGAGGCGGGTTGCGACCGCCGGGCCGATACCTGCCGGCTGAAATTCGTGAACTTCGACAATTTTCGTGGTTTCCCGGACATTCCGGGCGAGGATTGGCTGATGTCCTATCCGGTCGGTGCGGGCGTCAACGACGGCGGGAGCCGGCGCGGATGA
- a CDS encoding NlpC/P60 family protein: MSATGLRAVSVAREWIGTPYLHQASAMGAGTDCLGLLRGIWRELYGAEPEPVPAYTQDWSEAEGAERLWLAACRHLQICDSRSALRPGEVLLFRMRAGSVAKHLGLAAESGGRTTFIHAYSGHGVVESPLSTPWARRVVARFEFP, from the coding sequence ATGAGCGCAACAGGTCTTCGTGCGGTCTCGGTCGCACGGGAATGGATCGGGACGCCCTATCTGCACCAGGCCTCGGCCATGGGTGCGGGAACGGATTGCCTCGGCCTTTTGCGCGGCATCTGGCGCGAGCTTTACGGGGCAGAGCCGGAACCGGTGCCGGCATACACTCAGGACTGGTCCGAAGCGGAGGGCGCCGAACGTCTTTGGCTGGCGGCGTGCCGACATCTTCAGATCTGCGATTCTCGCTCTGCCTTACGGCCGGGTGAGGTTCTGCTGTTCCGTATGCGGGCCGGATCGGTCGCGAAACATCTGGGACTCGCCGCCGAAAGTGGCGGCCGGACCACGTTCATTCACGCCTATTCCGGGCACGGGGTCGTGGAAAGTCCGCTTTCCACCCCTTGGGCGCGCCGTGTCGTGGCGCGCTTCGAATTTCCCTGA
- a CDS encoding DUF2793 domain-containing protein yields MSNTNQLGLPLLQPVQAQKHVTVNGALMRLDGLVELTLASRSLPTPPGVVADGVCYGVPFGAVNEWAGQDGKIAIGSNGGWDFATPKRGWRAMILDEGAQALFDGTLWREGMVTLSPNNAGMSFQVAEIDHVISAGPVSTTAVLIPSNAVVFGATARVVTAITGTLANWALGNPGAVGRYGSGIGKATGAWARGVLGQPTAFYAPEVMQLNATGGDFAGGVVRIAVHYMEIALPDQ; encoded by the coding sequence ATGTCTAACACCAACCAGCTCGGCCTGCCGCTTCTGCAACCCGTACAGGCGCAGAAACATGTGACAGTGAACGGGGCGCTGATGCGCCTGGACGGACTTGTCGAACTGACGTTAGCGTCGCGGTCGCTGCCGACGCCGCCCGGCGTGGTAGCGGATGGCGTTTGCTACGGCGTACCATTCGGCGCGGTCAACGAGTGGGCCGGGCAGGACGGCAAGATCGCGATCGGCAGCAATGGCGGATGGGATTTCGCCACCCCGAAGCGCGGTTGGCGCGCGATGATCCTCGACGAGGGCGCACAGGCGCTCTTCGACGGAACGCTCTGGCGTGAAGGCATGGTGACGCTTTCGCCGAACAACGCTGGCATGTCCTTCCAAGTCGCCGAGATTGACCACGTGATTTCGGCGGGGCCAGTTTCGACGACGGCGGTGTTGATCCCGTCGAATGCGGTCGTTTTCGGGGCCACGGCGCGGGTCGTCACGGCGATCACCGGAACGCTGGCGAACTGGGCGCTCGGCAATCCCGGGGCGGTCGGACGCTACGGGTCAGGCATCGGCAAGGCCACAGGGGCATGGGCGCGAGGCGTCCTTGGTCAGCCGACAGCCTTCTATGCGCCCGAGGTCATGCAACTCAACGCGACGGGTGGCGACTTCGCCGGTGGTGTGGTCCGCATTGCCGTCCACTACATGGAAATTGCCTTGCCCGACCAGTGA
- the cysE gene encoding serine O-acetyltransferase yields MAERRPKVAQVDPVWSHVCEEARAAVRDEPLLGGLIHSGILHHATLERALSYRFSMKLASGEMSEQILREIADEAYSSDPEIGRSARADIVAVYDRDPACHRFMQPMLFFKGFQAVQAYRIGHWLWTQGRRDLAYFVQMRVSEVFGVDIHPNARIGKGIMIDHAHSIVIGETAVVGDNVSMLHSVTLGGTGKEDGDRHPKIGNGVLIGAGAKILGNILIGERSRIAAGSVVLHDVPCCKTVAGVPAKIVGEAGCDQPALTMDQLIDDGV; encoded by the coding sequence ATGGCCGAACGTCGTCCCAAAGTTGCACAGGTCGATCCCGTATGGTCGCATGTCTGCGAAGAGGCGCGCGCCGCCGTCCGGGATGAGCCGCTTCTGGGCGGTCTGATCCATTCCGGCATCCTGCATCACGCGACGCTGGAACGGGCACTGTCCTATCGGTTTTCCATGAAACTCGCCTCGGGTGAGATGAGCGAGCAGATCTTGCGGGAAATCGCCGATGAAGCCTATTCGTCGGATCCGGAAATCGGCCGGTCGGCGCGAGCAGATATTGTCGCCGTCTATGATCGTGACCCTGCGTGCCACCGTTTCATGCAGCCGATGCTGTTCTTCAAGGGCTTCCAGGCCGTTCAGGCCTATCGGATCGGCCATTGGCTTTGGACTCAGGGCCGCCGGGATCTCGCCTATTTCGTCCAGATGCGGGTAAGCGAGGTGTTTGGCGTCGATATCCATCCCAATGCGAGGATCGGCAAGGGCATCATGATCGACCACGCCCATTCCATCGTCATCGGGGAGACGGCAGTGGTCGGCGACAACGTCTCCATGCTGCATTCGGTCACCCTTGGCGGAACCGGGAAGGAAGACGGCGACCGTCACCCGAAGATCGGCAACGGCGTCCTGATCGGGGCGGGGGCGAAGATCCTTGGCAACATTCTTATCGGTGAGCGCTCGCGCATCGCGGCGGGGTCGGTCGTGCTGCACGACGTTCCCTGCTGCAAGACCGTCGCCGGAGTTCCGGCGAAGATCGTCGGCGAGGCCGGCTGCGATCAGCCGGCGCTGACGATGGACCAACTGATCGACGACGGCGTCTGA
- a CDS encoding pyruvate dehydrogenase complex dihydrolipoamide acetyltransferase — MATEILMPALSPTMEEGTLAKWLVKEGDTVSSGDILAEIETDKATMEFEAVDEGIVGKILVSEGTAGVKVNTPIAILVEEGESADAAPAPKAVPADPAAAETVAPAATPAPSAPAAPKSGGTRVLASPLARRLAKEKGVDIAALTGSGPHGRIVKADVEAASAAPKAAAPSAAAPAPAPSAAAPMPAGPSASTVAKLYEGRDYEEVPLDGMRKTIAARLTEAKQTIPHFYLRRDVQLDALMKFRGEVNAQLEARGVKLSVNDFIIKACALALQDVPDANAVWAGDRILKLKPSDVAVAVAIEGGLFTPVLKDAEKKTLSALSTEMKDLAARARTRKLAPHEYQGGSFAISNLGMMGIENFDAVINPPHGAILAVGAGVKKPVVKADGEIGVATVMSMTLSVDHRVIDGALGADVLKAIVGYLENPLSMMA, encoded by the coding sequence ATGGCGACCGAAATCCTGATGCCGGCCCTCTCGCCCACGATGGAAGAGGGCACGCTGGCGAAATGGCTGGTGAAGGAGGGCGACACGGTGTCCTCCGGCGACATCCTGGCCGAGATCGAGACCGACAAGGCGACGATGGAGTTCGAAGCCGTCGATGAAGGCATCGTCGGCAAGATCCTCGTGTCGGAAGGGACTGCGGGGGTGAAGGTCAACACGCCCATCGCGATCCTGGTGGAAGAGGGTGAAAGCGCCGATGCGGCTCCTGCGCCCAAAGCGGTGCCCGCCGATCCGGCAGCAGCCGAGACCGTCGCCCCGGCCGCGACACCGGCACCGTCGGCCCCTGCCGCCCCGAAATCCGGTGGCACTCGCGTTCTGGCGTCACCGCTTGCGCGGCGGCTAGCCAAAGAAAAGGGCGTAGACATCGCGGCACTGACCGGCAGCGGTCCGCATGGTCGCATCGTCAAGGCGGACGTGGAAGCGGCATCCGCCGCACCGAAAGCCGCCGCTCCGTCGGCTGCGGCCCCTGCACCGGCCCCCTCTGCGGCGGCGCCAATGCCTGCCGGCCCCTCCGCCAGCACGGTTGCCAAGCTCTACGAAGGCCGCGATTACGAGGAAGTGCCGCTCGACGGCATGCGCAAGACCATCGCGGCGCGGCTGACCGAGGCCAAGCAGACCATTCCGCATTTCTACCTGCGTCGCGACGTGCAGCTCGACGCTTTGATGAAGTTCCGGGGAGAGGTAAACGCCCAGCTTGAGGCGCGGGGCGTGAAACTTTCGGTCAATGACTTCATCATCAAGGCCTGCGCGCTAGCGCTGCAGGACGTGCCGGATGCCAACGCCGTCTGGGCCGGCGACCGGATCCTGAAGCTGAAGCCGTCGGACGTGGCGGTGGCCGTCGCGATCGAGGGCGGGCTCTTCACCCCGGTCCTGAAGGATGCGGAGAAAAAGACGCTGTCGGCGCTCTCGACCGAGATGAAGGATCTTGCGGCGCGGGCGCGGACCCGTAAGCTCGCGCCCCACGAATACCAGGGCGGCAGCTTCGCAATCTCCAATCTCGGCATGATGGGCATCGAGAACTTCGACGCCGTCATCAACCCGCCGCATGGCGCGATTCTGGCCGTTGGCGCCGGAGTGAAGAAGCCTGTGGTGAAAGCGGATGGGGAGATCGGCGTGGCGACGGTGATGTCGATGACGCTCTCTGTCGATCACCGGGTGATCGACGGGGCGCTCGGGGCAGACGTTCTGAAGGCAATCGTCGGTTATCTTGAAAATCCGCTGTCGATGATGGCCTGA
- a CDS encoding pyruvate dehydrogenase complex E1 component subunit beta: MATEILMPALSPTMEEGKLAKWLVKEGDSVSSGQILAEIETDKATMEFEAVDEGIVGKILIAEGTEGVKVNTPIAVLVEEGESAEAVTAPKAAAPAAAPAPAPAAAAAAPAAPKADTSPDWPEGTAMKTMTVREALREAMAEEMSRDGDVYLMGEEVGEYQGAYKISQGLLDQFGPKRVIDTPITEHGFAGIAVGSAFGGLRPIVEFMTFNFAMQAIDQIINSAAKTLYMSGGQMGCPIVFRGPNGAAARVAAQHSQDYAAWYAQIPGLKVVQPYSAADAKGLLKTAIRDPNPVIFLENEILYGRSFEVPDIEDFTIPFGKAKIWREGTDVTLVSFGIGMTHTLEAADKLAAEGVSAEVIDLRTLRPIDTATVVSSVMKTNRCVTVEEGWPVCSIGNHISAVLMQEAFDYLDAPVINCTGKDVPMPYAANLEKLALVTSDEVVAAVKQVTYR; encoded by the coding sequence ATGGCAACCGAAATTCTTATGCCCGCCCTGTCGCCCACGATGGAGGAAGGCAAACTTGCGAAATGGCTGGTGAAGGAGGGCGACTCCGTATCGTCCGGCCAGATCCTCGCCGAGATCGAGACCGACAAGGCGACGATGGAGTTCGAGGCGGTCGATGAAGGCATCGTCGGCAAGATCCTGATCGCCGAGGGCACCGAGGGTGTGAAGGTCAACACGCCCATCGCCGTCCTCGTCGAGGAAGGCGAAAGCGCCGAGGCCGTGACCGCGCCGAAAGCGGCGGCTCCGGCCGCGGCGCCGGCCCCTGCCCCTGCGGCAGCCGCCGCGGCACCGGCGGCGCCGAAGGCCGACACCTCGCCCGACTGGCCAGAAGGCACGGCGATGAAGACGATGACGGTGCGCGAGGCGCTCCGCGAAGCGATGGCCGAGGAGATGTCGCGCGACGGCGATGTCTACCTCATGGGCGAGGAAGTCGGCGAATATCAGGGCGCCTACAAGATCAGCCAAGGGCTTCTCGACCAGTTCGGGCCGAAGCGCGTGATCGACACTCCGATCACCGAGCATGGCTTCGCCGGCATCGCGGTCGGATCCGCGTTCGGCGGCCTTCGCCCCATCGTCGAGTTCATGACCTTCAACTTCGCGATGCAGGCGATCGACCAGATCATCAACTCTGCCGCCAAGACGCTTTACATGTCCGGCGGCCAGATGGGCTGCCCGATCGTCTTCCGCGGCCCCAATGGCGCGGCTGCCCGCGTCGCCGCCCAGCACAGCCAGGACTATGCCGCCTGGTACGCGCAGATTCCCGGCCTCAAGGTCGTGCAGCCCTATTCCGCGGCGGACGCCAAGGGCCTTCTGAAGACCGCGATCCGCGATCCGAACCCGGTGATCTTCCTCGAGAACGAGATCCTCTACGGCCGGAGCTTCGAAGTGCCGGACATCGAGGACTTCACCATCCCCTTCGGCAAGGCGAAGATCTGGCGCGAGGGCACGGACGTGACGCTCGTCAGCTTCGGCATCGGCATGACCCACACGCTGGAAGCGGCCGACAAGCTCGCCGCCGAAGGCGTCAGTGCCGAGGTGATCGACCTGCGCACGCTGCGCCCGATCGACACGGCGACGGTTGTCAGTTCGGTGATGAAGACCAATCGCTGCGTGACGGTCGAGGAAGGCTGGCCGGTCTGCTCGATCGGCAACCACATCTCGGCGGTTCTGATGCAGGAGGCGTTCGACTACCTCGACGCGCCGGTCATCAACTGCACGGGCAAGGACGTGCCGATGCCCTATGCGGCGAACCTCGAAAAGCTGGCGCTCGTAACCTCCGACGAGGTCGTGGCGGCGGTCAAGCAAGTCACCTATCGCTGA
- the pdhA gene encoding pyruvate dehydrogenase (acetyl-transferring) E1 component subunit alpha, with the protein MAARKSADKSNTSKEDLLKYYREMLLIRRFEEKAGQLYGMGLIGGFCHLYIGQEAVVVGLEAAAEEGDKRITSYRDHGHMLACGMDPKGVMAELTGREGGLSKGKGGSMHMFSKEKHFYGGHGIVGAQVPLGAGLAFADKYKDNKRVTFAYFGDGAANQGQVYETYNMAELWDLPVIFVIENNQYAMGTSMKRSTKSVTLFGRGQAYGIPGEQVDGMDVLAVKAASEKAVAHCRAGKGPYILEVMTYRYRGHSMSDPAKYRSREEVQKMREERDAIEHVRELLLQGGHATDDDLKAIDKEIKAIVNEAAEYAKESPEPALEELWTDIYA; encoded by the coding sequence ATGGCTGCACGAAAAAGTGCCGATAAATCAAACACGTCCAAGGAAGATCTTCTGAAATACTACCGGGAGATGCTGCTCATCCGCCGATTCGAGGAAAAGGCGGGGCAGCTGTACGGGATGGGTCTGATCGGCGGGTTCTGCCACCTCTATATCGGCCAGGAAGCCGTCGTCGTCGGGCTCGAAGCCGCCGCAGAGGAAGGTGACAAGCGCATCACTTCCTACCGCGACCACGGCCACATGCTCGCCTGCGGCATGGATCCCAAGGGTGTCATGGCCGAACTGACCGGCCGCGAGGGCGGCCTGTCGAAGGGCAAGGGCGGCTCCATGCACATGTTCTCCAAGGAAAAGCATTTCTACGGCGGCCACGGCATCGTCGGCGCGCAGGTGCCGCTCGGCGCCGGTCTCGCCTTCGCGGACAAGTACAAGGACAACAAGCGCGTGACCTTCGCCTATTTCGGCGACGGCGCGGCGAACCAGGGCCAGGTCTACGAGACCTACAACATGGCCGAGCTCTGGGATCTGCCGGTGATCTTCGTGATCGAGAACAACCAGTACGCGATGGGCACTTCCATGAAGCGCTCGACGAAGTCGGTGACGCTGTTCGGGCGCGGCCAGGCCTACGGTATTCCCGGCGAGCAGGTCGACGGCATGGACGTTCTCGCGGTCAAGGCCGCGAGCGAGAAGGCGGTCGCCCACTGCCGGGCCGGCAAGGGCCCCTACATCCTCGAAGTCATGACCTACCGCTATCGCGGCCATTCGATGTCCGACCCCGCGAAATACCGCAGCCGCGAGGAAGTCCAGAAGATGCGCGAGGAGCGCGACGCGATCGAGCACGTGCGCGAGCTTCTTCTTCAGGGAGGCCACGCCACCGACGATGACCTCAAGGCCATCGACAAGGAGATCAAGGCCATCGTGAACGAGGCGGCGGAATACGCCAAGGAAAGCCCCGAGCCCGCGCTCGAGGAGCTTTGGACCGACATTTACGCCTGA
- a CDS encoding FtsB family cell division protein, which yields MSVARRRPTLGMVLYTAGAGCLGFYFTFAAVQGDFGVFRRVQATAEKETLTRERDVLRLEVARMENLTHRMSDDYLDLDLLDERARDVLGLIRSDEIVIH from the coding sequence ATGAGCGTAGCGCGCAGACGTCCGACCCTGGGCATGGTGCTGTACACCGCCGGCGCCGGCTGCCTCGGTTTCTATTTCACCTTCGCCGCCGTGCAGGGCGATTTCGGCGTCTTCCGCCGGGTCCAGGCCACGGCCGAGAAGGAAACCCTGACCCGCGAACGCGACGTGCTCCGCCTCGAAGTGGCGCGGATGGAGAACCTGACGCACCGGATGTCGGACGACTACCTCGACCTCGACCTTCTGGACGAGCGCGCCCGCGACGTGCTCGGCCTCATCCGTTCGGACGAAATCGTCATCCACTGA
- a CDS encoding fructose bisphosphate aldolase — protein MSRQKQAEQMRSGKGFIAALDQSGGSTPKALKLYGIGADAWKTDEEMYGLIHQMRSRIATAPAFTGKRVIGAILFEKTMDGVIGGKPAATYLWEERGVVPFLKIDKGLEDEADGVRLLKPIPGLDALLKRAVAAGIFGTKERSVIDAASPAGIAANVAQQFDLAKQVLSHGLVPIIEPEVTISIADKAEAEDILLAELKQNLDALPEGQEVMLKLTLPTKANLYKPLVDHPRVMRVVALSGGYSREEANALLARNTGVIASFSRALTEGLSARQSDAEFDATLDATIQSIYDASVAG, from the coding sequence ATGTCACGGCAAAAGCAGGCGGAACAGATGCGTTCGGGCAAGGGCTTCATCGCGGCCCTCGATCAGAGCGGCGGCTCGACTCCAAAGGCGCTGAAGCTCTACGGGATCGGCGCCGATGCCTGGAAGACCGACGAGGAGATGTACGGCCTCATCCACCAGATGCGGTCGCGTATCGCCACCGCGCCCGCCTTCACCGGCAAGCGCGTGATCGGCGCGATCCTCTTCGAGAAGACGATGGACGGCGTGATCGGCGGCAAGCCGGCGGCGACCTATCTGTGGGAAGAGCGCGGCGTGGTGCCGTTCCTGAAGATCGACAAGGGGCTGGAGGACGAGGCCGACGGCGTTCGCCTTCTGAAGCCGATCCCGGGGCTCGACGCGCTCTTGAAGCGCGCGGTCGCGGCGGGGATCTTCGGGACCAAGGAACGCTCGGTCATCGACGCGGCCTCGCCCGCCGGAATCGCCGCCAACGTCGCCCAGCAATTCGATCTCGCGAAGCAGGTTCTCAGCCACGGGCTGGTGCCGATCATCGAACCTGAGGTCACGATTTCCATCGCCGACAAGGCGGAAGCCGAGGACATTCTTCTGGCCGAGTTGAAGCAGAACCTCGACGCCCTGCCCGAAGGCCAGGAGGTGATGCTGAAGCTGACGCTGCCGACGAAGGCCAACCTCTACAAGCCGCTCGTCGATCACCCGCGGGTGATGCGGGTCGTGGCGCTCTCGGGCGGCTACAGCCGGGAGGAGGCGAACGCGCTTCTGGCCCGGAATACCGGCGTCATCGCCAGCTTCTCCCGCGCCCTGACCGAGGGGCTTTCCGCCCGGCAGAGCGACGCGGAGTTCGACGCGACGCTCGACGCGACGATCCAGAGCATCTACGACGCCTCGGTCGCGGGCTGA
- a CDS encoding phosphoglycerate kinase produces MSWKSLDDVEMKDKTVLVRVDINVPVEAGKVTDATRIEKIVPTIKDIQAKGGKPVLLAHFGRPKGQVVPEMSLKVVLPALEAALGQKVGFAEDCIGAPAKKAVAAMQAGDVLLLENTRFHPGEEKNDPAMAAGLAALGKVYVNDAFSAAHRAHASTEGIAHLMPSCAGRLMEAELKALNAALGDPERPVVAIVGGAKVSTKLDLLGNLVAKVDHLVIGGGMANTFLVAQGIEVGASLAERDMADTARSILEKAKAAGCAIELPVDVVVAREFKAGAANETVAADACPADAMILDAGPETVDRIAEVFARCRTLIWNGPLGAFEIEPFDAATNAAARKAAELTRGGRLVSVAGGGDTVAALNKAGVAEDFTYISTAGGAFLEWMEGKVLPGVAALEA; encoded by the coding sequence ATGAGCTGGAAAAGCCTCGACGACGTGGAGATGAAGGACAAGACCGTGCTTGTCCGCGTGGACATCAACGTCCCGGTCGAGGCCGGGAAAGTCACCGACGCGACGCGGATCGAGAAGATCGTCCCGACCATCAAGGATATCCAGGCCAAGGGCGGCAAGCCGGTTCTCCTGGCGCATTTCGGCCGGCCGAAAGGGCAGGTCGTGCCGGAGATGAGCCTGAAGGTGGTCCTGCCGGCGCTGGAGGCCGCCCTGGGCCAGAAAGTCGGGTTCGCCGAGGATTGCATCGGCGCGCCGGCCAAGAAGGCCGTAGCGGCAATGCAAGCGGGCGATGTCCTCCTTCTCGAAAACACCCGCTTCCATCCCGGCGAGGAAAAGAACGACCCGGCGATGGCGGCGGGGCTCGCCGCGCTTGGCAAGGTCTATGTGAACGACGCCTTTTCGGCCGCACACCGCGCCCATGCCTCGACCGAGGGGATCGCGCATCTGATGCCGTCCTGCGCCGGGCGGCTGATGGAAGCCGAGTTGAAGGCGCTGAACGCCGCCCTCGGCGATCCGGAGCGCCCGGTCGTCGCGATCGTCGGCGGCGCGAAGGTCTCGACCAAGCTCGACCTTCTCGGCAACCTCGTCGCCAAGGTCGATCACCTCGTGATCGGCGGCGGCATGGCCAACACCTTCCTCGTCGCCCAAGGGATCGAGGTGGGCGCCTCGCTCGCCGAGCGAGACATGGCCGACACGGCCCGCTCGATCCTCGAGAAGGCGAAAGCGGCCGGCTGCGCCATCGAACTGCCGGTCGATGTCGTCGTCGCGCGGGAATTCAAGGCGGGGGCCGCGAACGAGACTGTCGCCGCCGATGCCTGTCCGGCCGATGCCATGATCCTCGATGCCGGGCCGGAGACGGTCGACCGCATCGCCGAGGTCTTCGCCCGCTGCCGGACGCTGATCTGGAACGGCCCCCTTGGCGCCTTCGAGATCGAGCCGTTCGACGCGGCGACGAACGCGGCCGCCCGCAAGGCGGCCGAGCTGACACGCGGCGGCCGGCTCGTCTCGGTCGCGGGCGGCGGCGATACGGTCGCGGCACTCAACAAGGCCGGCGTCGCGGAGGATTTCACCTATATCTCCACCGCCGGGGGCGCCTTCCTCGAATGGATGGAAGGCAAGGTTCTGCCCGGCGTCGCGGCGCTCGAGGCATAG
- a CDS encoding peptidylprolyl isomerase, protein MAEIKDPENTIIMTLKGGDVVIELLPDVAPKHAARMKELARAGKYDNVAFHRVIEGFMAQTGDVQHANMEKNYNPGRSGTGGSDLPDLPAEFSKLPHDRGTLGAARSQNPNSANSQFFINFKDNHFLNGQYTVYGRVISGMEHVDAIQRGEPPANPDRMIAVKVAADV, encoded by the coding sequence ATGGCAGAGATCAAGGATCCCGAAAACACGATCATCATGACGCTGAAAGGTGGCGACGTGGTGATCGAGCTTCTGCCCGATGTTGCGCCCAAGCACGCCGCACGGATGAAGGAGCTCGCCCGGGCCGGCAAGTATGACAATGTCGCCTTTCACCGTGTGATCGAGGGCTTCATGGCCCAGACCGGCGACGTCCAGCACGCCAATATGGAAAAGAACTACAATCCCGGCCGCTCCGGCACCGGCGGTTCTGACCTGCCGGACCTGCCGGCGGAGTTTTCCAAGCTTCCGCATGACCGTGGAACGCTCGGCGCCGCACGGTCACAGAACCCGAACTCGGCCAACAGCCAGTTCTTCATCAACTTCAAGGACAACCACTTCCTGAACGGCCAGTACACGGTCTACGGCCGGGTGATTTCCGGCATGGAGCATGTGGATGCGATCCAGCGCGGCGAGCCGCCCGCGAATCCCGACCGCATGATCGCCGTGAAGGTGGCTGCCGATGTCTGA
- a CDS encoding peptidylprolyl isomerase has product MSDTRVFVGAMAAGLAAIGAAGFLYMQSTRGAVASEDGPGPNLVIEVAGEAANGTVVIDLLPEVAPKHVAQITELARTGAYDNVVFHRVLDGFMAQTGDVKFGRWGEDLSMAGTGKSDLPNIPAEFSDLSFQRGVVGMARSSNPNSANSQFFIMFAPGEFLNGQYTVIGHVISGMEVVDAIKKGESDLNGAVADPDRMVRVTVEE; this is encoded by the coding sequence ATGTCTGACACGCGCGTCTTCGTCGGGGCGATGGCGGCCGGTCTTGCCGCGATCGGTGCGGCCGGTTTCCTCTACATGCAAAGCACACGGGGCGCCGTCGCGTCGGAGGACGGGCCGGGCCCGAACCTCGTGATCGAGGTGGCCGGAGAGGCCGCCAACGGCACGGTCGTCATCGACCTTCTGCCCGAGGTGGCGCCGAAGCATGTCGCCCAGATCACCGAACTGGCGCGGACCGGCGCCTATGACAACGTGGTCTTTCACCGTGTTCTCGACGGGTTCATGGCGCAGACCGGCGACGTGAAGTTCGGCCGGTGGGGCGAGGATCTGTCGATGGCGGGCACCGGGAAGTCCGACCTGCCGAACATCCCGGCCGAGTTCTCCGACCTCTCGTTCCAGCGCGGCGTCGTCGGCATGGCGCGGTCCTCGAATCCCAACAGCGCGAATTCGCAATTCTTCATCATGTTCGCGCCGGGGGAATTCCTCAACGGTCAGTACACGGTCATCGGCCATGTGATTTCCGGCATGGAAGTGGTCGACGCGATCAAGAAGGGCGAGTCCGACCTCAACGGCGCCGTCGCCGATCCCGACCGCATGGTCCGCGTGACGGTCGAGGAATAG